The following proteins are co-located in the Bordetella bronchialis genome:
- a CDS encoding GlxA family transcriptional regulator, whose protein sequence is MLSYPGVNLLDVSGPVQAFETANRQAMAAAGCAMASGARTTRSPERTAPSGDCATPPYEILVASETGGPVLTGAGVAIATVPVATLDALAIDTLIAPGGSPEGQLTVQPGLTQWIAAHAARARRVCSVCTGTFLLAGAGLLEGLRVTTHWRWAQRLQAMYPGVCVDAEPIFIQQGRIWTSAGVTAGIDLALALVEDDLGHRISLAAARDMVMFVKRPGGQSQFSVPLLAQQGNGQGLFAELHAWMAAHLHEELRVERLAERAGMAPRTFARAYAAAVGRTPAKTVECMRFEAACRALETSQAPLKRIAVDTGHGTEQNLRRVFLRRLRITPQQYRARFAPTHAMRRGAGQVPERAHPPLPDRRLTA, encoded by the coding sequence ATGCTGAGCTATCCCGGCGTCAATCTGCTGGACGTCAGCGGTCCGGTGCAGGCCTTCGAGACTGCCAACCGCCAGGCCATGGCGGCCGCTGGCTGCGCCATGGCGTCCGGCGCGCGAACCACACGGTCCCCGGAGCGGACCGCACCGTCCGGCGACTGCGCGACGCCGCCCTACGAGATTCTGGTTGCCTCTGAAACGGGCGGTCCGGTGCTCACGGGCGCGGGGGTGGCCATCGCGACGGTGCCCGTGGCGACGCTGGATGCCCTCGCCATCGATACGCTGATCGCCCCTGGCGGCAGCCCGGAAGGCCAGTTGACGGTCCAGCCGGGCCTGACGCAATGGATCGCCGCGCATGCCGCGCGTGCGCGGCGGGTGTGCTCGGTCTGCACCGGCACCTTCCTGCTGGCGGGCGCCGGCCTGCTGGAGGGCCTGCGCGTGACCACGCATTGGCGCTGGGCCCAGCGCCTGCAGGCCATGTATCCGGGCGTGTGCGTGGATGCGGAACCGATCTTCATCCAGCAGGGCAGGATATGGACCTCCGCCGGCGTGACGGCCGGCATCGATCTGGCGCTGGCCCTGGTCGAGGATGACCTGGGCCATCGCATCTCGCTGGCGGCCGCCCGGGACATGGTGATGTTCGTGAAGCGGCCCGGCGGGCAGTCGCAGTTCAGCGTGCCCTTGCTGGCGCAGCAGGGCAATGGGCAGGGACTGTTCGCCGAGCTGCACGCCTGGATGGCGGCGCATTTGCACGAGGAACTGCGTGTCGAAAGGCTGGCCGAACGGGCCGGGATGGCGCCGCGTACGTTCGCGCGTGCCTACGCGGCCGCGGTGGGGCGCACGCCCGCCAAGACCGTGGAGTGCATGCGCTTCGAGGCCGCCTGCCGGGCCCTGGAAACCAGCCAGGCGCCGCTCAAGCGCATCGCGGTGGACACCGGCCATGGCACGGAGCAGAACCTGCGCCGCGTGTTTCTCCGGCGGCTCCGTATCACGCCACAGCAATACCGGGCACGCTTCGCGCCCACCCATGCAATGCGGCGCGGCGCCGGGCAGGTTCCGGAGCGCGCGCATCCGCCCTTGCCGGACCGGCGGCTGACGGCATGA
- a CDS encoding HPP family protein gives MSSWLKHALSAFAPAPVGASVRDRFHGALGALLGLLCTEWIARHVLGEANPWFIAPMGASAVLAFAAPASPLAQPWPLMAGNVSAALVGVFFAQLIPEPGLAAACAAAAAIAVMFSLRCLHPPSGAVALTAVLGGPSIAQLGYGYALYPVALNSAVLLGIAVAFNGVFKRNYPRRHVDAAPGVADGVGAARLGFTSADLDEALRSHDQLLDISKDDLADIVLEAERRASLRRFGGLDCGQVMANDPLAVRDDEPLDQAIRLLDRLRLAALPVVDAQGRLLGLLSHGDAMARKLRPELAPQPGVAAPALMVRDCMRSEIAFATPAMAAIELARPMASGIACIPVVDDARVLVGAIYPAHLIDALYQLTLAAAEPADRPVLGVAA, from the coding sequence GTGTCGAGCTGGCTGAAGCATGCCTTGAGCGCGTTCGCGCCCGCACCCGTCGGGGCGAGCGTACGCGACAGATTCCATGGCGCCCTGGGCGCCTTGCTGGGTCTGCTATGCACCGAGTGGATCGCCCGCCATGTCCTGGGCGAGGCCAATCCCTGGTTCATCGCGCCCATGGGGGCATCGGCGGTGCTGGCCTTTGCCGCGCCGGCCAGCCCCCTGGCCCAGCCCTGGCCCCTGATGGCCGGCAACGTCAGCGCCGCGCTGGTAGGGGTTTTCTTTGCCCAGCTGATCCCGGAGCCGGGCCTGGCCGCCGCCTGCGCCGCGGCCGCCGCGATCGCCGTGATGTTCTCGCTGCGCTGCCTGCATCCGCCCAGCGGCGCCGTGGCCCTGACCGCCGTGCTGGGCGGCCCGTCCATCGCGCAGCTTGGCTATGGCTATGCCCTCTATCCCGTTGCCCTGAATTCCGCCGTCTTGCTGGGCATCGCGGTGGCCTTCAATGGCGTGTTCAAGCGCAACTATCCACGCCGCCACGTCGATGCGGCGCCGGGCGTCGCCGACGGCGTGGGTGCTGCGCGGCTGGGCTTCACCAGCGCCGACCTGGACGAAGCGCTGCGCAGTCACGATCAATTGCTGGACATCAGCAAGGACGACCTGGCCGACATCGTGCTGGAAGCGGAACGTCGCGCCAGCCTGCGGCGCTTTGGCGGCCTGGACTGCGGGCAGGTCATGGCGAACGACCCGCTGGCGGTCCGCGACGACGAGCCCCTGGACCAGGCGATACGCCTGCTGGACCGCCTTCGCCTGGCCGCGTTGCCGGTGGTGGACGCGCAGGGGCGCCTGCTGGGGCTGCTATCGCACGGGGATGCCATGGCCCGCAAGCTGCGGCCGGAACTCGCGCCGCAGCCCGGGGTCGCCGCGCCTGCCCTGATGGTGCGCGACTGCATGCGCTCGGAAATCGCCTTTGCCACGCCCGCCATGGCCGCCATCGAACTGGCCCGGCCCATGGCCTCCGGCATCGCCTGCATTCCGGTGGTGGACGACGCGCGGGTGCTGGTGGGCGCCATCTACCCGGCGCATCTTATCGATGCCCTGTACCAGTTGACGCTGGCGGCGGCCGAACCGGCCGACAGGCCCGTGCTGGGTGTGGCCGCTTGA
- a CDS encoding VOC family protein: MPNPIKHIAFRVEDLDRESAFYENVFGYKHVNTVRRKGKRGDHISRHMTDGYMDLTLIHYESADADEADFAGPAPCIHHIGMEVDDLDAFIKAINENGGEILTEPGHLPVKFRSPGGPVAEVVPRKRWESETLAAGVHGEVLS, translated from the coding sequence ATGCCAAATCCCATCAAACACATCGCCTTCCGGGTCGAGGATCTGGACAGGGAAAGCGCGTTCTACGAGAACGTCTTCGGCTACAAGCATGTGAATACGGTGCGCCGCAAGGGCAAGCGCGGCGACCATATCTCCCGCCACATGACCGACGGCTACATGGACCTGACGCTGATCCACTACGAATCCGCCGACGCGGACGAAGCGGATTTCGCCGGCCCGGCGCCCTGCATTCATCACATCGGCATGGAAGTGGACGATCTGGATGCCTTCATCAAGGCCATCAACGAGAACGGCGGCGAGATCCTGACCGAACCGGGGCACCTGCCGGTCAAGTTCCGGTCACCCGGCGGCCCCGTGGCGGAAGTCGTGCCGCGCAAGCGCTGGGAAAGCGAAACGCTCGCCGCCGGCGTGCACGGAGAAGTGCTGAGCTAG
- a CDS encoding GntR family transcriptional regulator, with the protein MPASASSFEQPLYEIVRAGIVERLRTGVWAAGDRLPPEPELARLFGVGIGTIRRAVESLVAERLLTRRAGRGTEVARFTDDHAFDLYFNYVDPAGTAVKVTAELLSFAKERATARFAALFGMERGGSVARVENLRKMDGRPVMLDRLWIPMSVFANLSAQDFAARRGSIYGFYQERYGVSVVRVSEDVTAAEADAGVAQALGLKPGAAVLQVERTAFTFQDRPVEFRRRYVDTRHCAYRNVRGLQD; encoded by the coding sequence ATGCCAGCCAGCGCGTCTTCCTTCGAACAACCGCTTTACGAAATCGTCCGCGCCGGCATCGTCGAACGCCTGCGCACGGGCGTCTGGGCGGCGGGCGATCGCCTGCCGCCGGAACCGGAGCTGGCCCGGCTGTTCGGCGTGGGCATAGGGACCATCCGCCGCGCGGTGGAATCGCTGGTGGCCGAACGGCTGCTGACGCGGCGCGCCGGCCGTGGGACCGAGGTGGCGCGCTTCACCGACGATCACGCCTTCGATCTGTATTTCAACTATGTCGATCCCGCCGGAACGGCGGTCAAGGTCACGGCGGAATTGCTGTCCTTCGCCAAGGAGCGGGCGACCGCCCGCTTCGCCGCCCTGTTCGGCATGGAGCGGGGCGGCTCCGTCGCGCGCGTGGAAAACCTGCGCAAGATGGACGGGCGGCCGGTGATGCTGGACCGCCTGTGGATTCCGATGAGCGTTTTCGCCAACCTGTCGGCGCAGGACTTCGCGGCCCGGCGCGGCTCCATCTACGGCTTCTACCAGGAACGCTATGGCGTGTCGGTGGTGCGCGTGTCGGAGGACGTCACGGCCGCCGAGGCAGATGCCGGCGTGGCCCAGGCGCTGGGCCTGAAGCCGGGCGCCGCGGTACTGCAGGTGGAGCGCACGGCATTTACCTTCCAGGACCGTCCCGTGGAATTCCGCCGGCGCTACGTGGACACGCGCCATTGCGCATACCGCAACGTGCGCGGCTTGCAGGATTGA
- a CDS encoding ribonuclease activity regulator RraA yields the protein MTTEALPLDPHIVQALSQVTTATLTTVLLKKGLRNVWIRGAAPLRTDSPRIVGRAFTLRFVPAREDLATPASWASPISTRAAIEAMPADCIAVVDALGVTDAGIFGDILCARMRKRGVAALVTDGVVRDVAGVLGTQLPVWCRGAAAPPSVAGLTFVGWQEAISCGGVAVFPNDVIVLDADGAVLIPQALLAEVVDAAVEQEQQEAWIMEQVESGAQLPGLYPPNADNQARYQAWRAQRQGGKR from the coding sequence ATGACCACAGAAGCCCTTCCGCTGGATCCCCACATCGTCCAGGCCCTGTCGCAAGTCACCACCGCCACGCTGACCACGGTGCTGCTGAAGAAAGGCCTGCGCAACGTCTGGATCCGTGGCGCGGCGCCGCTGCGTACCGACAGCCCGCGCATCGTCGGCCGCGCCTTTACCCTGCGCTTCGTGCCGGCGCGGGAAGACCTGGCCACGCCGGCATCCTGGGCCTCGCCCATCTCGACCCGCGCCGCCATCGAGGCCATGCCGGCCGATTGCATCGCGGTGGTCGACGCACTGGGCGTCACCGACGCCGGCATCTTCGGCGATATCCTGTGCGCCCGCATGCGCAAGCGCGGCGTGGCCGCCCTGGTGACCGACGGCGTGGTGCGCGACGTCGCGGGCGTGCTGGGCACACAGCTGCCGGTGTGGTGCCGCGGCGCGGCCGCGCCGCCGTCGGTGGCCGGCCTGACCTTCGTCGGCTGGCAGGAGGCGATCAGTTGCGGCGGCGTGGCCGTCTTTCCCAATGACGTCATCGTCCTGGACGCGGATGGCGCGGTCCTGATTCCGCAGGCCCTGCTGGCGGAAGTCGTGGACGCCGCCGTGGAACAGGAACAGCAGGAAGCGTGGATCATGGAACAAGTGGAAAGCGGCGCCCAATTGCCCGGCCTGTATCCGCCCAACGCGGACAACCAGGCGCGCTACCAGGCGTGGCGGGCCCAGCGCCAAGGCGGCAAGCGCTGA
- a CDS encoding PsiF family protein translates to MIAAPAERAGVCRGGKAVARACKTARSQPSYREDTMLFRHRTLIAAAAALTLGASAALAQTGGQSKPLTPQQERMAKCSAANKGKTGDAYKSGMSACLKGEEAASTVTPQQQKMKDCNAEANKKALKGDQRKTFMSTCLKG, encoded by the coding sequence ATGATCGCGGCACCGGCGGAGCGCGCCGGCGTGTGCAGGGGCGGCAAGGCGGTCGCGCGAGCATGCAAGACGGCACGCAGCCAGCCCTCTTATCGGGAGGACACCATGCTTTTTCGACATCGCACGTTGATCGCCGCCGCCGCGGCCCTGACCCTGGGCGCATCCGCCGCCCTGGCCCAGACCGGCGGCCAGTCCAAACCCCTCACCCCGCAGCAGGAACGGATGGCGAAATGCAGCGCCGCCAACAAGGGCAAGACGGGTGACGCCTACAAGTCGGGCATGAGCGCCTGCCTGAAAGGCGAAGAGGCCGCATCGACGGTCACGCCGCAGCAGCAGAAAATGAAGGACTGCAACGCCGAAGCCAACAAGAAAGCGTTGAAGGGCGATCAGCGCAAGACTTTCATGAGCACCTGCCTGAAGGGTTGA
- a CDS encoding helix-turn-helix domain-containing protein, with translation MVLSIATRKPASPRDKRAAAKPRAVRQAHSLVDLWLGEQLRQLRKEQGRSLADVAGACGMSLGLLSQIERGLSSISVKTLRALARELRVSADALLRNAECDDTAAGENVARAGSHRILRLDEKGIAKEVVTPPAARTMDLCRISIAPGGSTGDGMFVTDKGEQVGVVLSGLLELRIEDRVMLLRAGDSFCYASRMPRRWRNPGDTRTEVIWAISNIAADAGGDAEAPPPRPREGRRRRA, from the coding sequence ATGGTCCTGTCGATCGCCACGCGCAAACCAGCCTCCCCGCGGGACAAGCGTGCCGCGGCCAAGCCGCGCGCCGTGCGCCAGGCGCATTCGCTGGTGGATCTGTGGCTGGGCGAGCAATTGCGGCAACTGCGCAAGGAGCAGGGCCGGTCGCTGGCCGACGTGGCGGGCGCGTGCGGAATGTCGCTGGGACTGTTAAGCCAGATCGAACGGGGCCTGAGCTCGATTTCCGTGAAGACCTTGCGCGCGCTGGCGCGCGAACTGCGGGTGTCGGCCGATGCGTTGCTGCGCAACGCGGAATGCGACGACACCGCGGCCGGCGAGAACGTCGCGCGCGCCGGGTCCCACCGCATCCTGCGCCTGGACGAAAAGGGCATCGCCAAGGAAGTCGTGACGCCGCCGGCCGCGCGCACGATGGACCTGTGCCGCATCTCCATCGCGCCCGGCGGCTCGACGGGCGATGGCATGTTCGTGACCGACAAAGGCGAGCAGGTAGGCGTGGTCTTGAGCGGCCTGCTGGAACTGCGCATCGAGGACCGCGTCATGCTGCTGCGCGCCGGCGACAGCTTTTGCTATGCCAGCCGCATGCCGCGGCGCTGGCGCAATCCGGGCGATACCCGCACGGAAGTGATCTGGGCCATCAGCAATATCGCGGCTGATGCCGGCGGCGACGCCGAGGCACCGCCGCCCCGCCCGCGGGAAGGACGACGCCGGCGGGCCTAG
- a CDS encoding ABC transporter substrate-binding protein: MKLRSIAVSAFAALSLAAAAVAGAQTVVKVGSTPTGSPFTFLDTKTNTIEGVMVDIMKAVGKDAGFQVQIEPMAFSALIGSLQSKRIDVISAAMFITPERQKVVAFSDPVYTYGEGLMVPKSDAKEYTGFADMKGMTVGVQVGTAFVKPIQDSGMFKEVKLYDNPPDMMRDVNAGRIQGGFMDYPIAAYTINQNPGGAFGNLRMVKSYKPAVTGSVGIATRKEDTELLNKINASLKKLKADGTIDGILKKWGLS; encoded by the coding sequence ATGAAGCTGAGATCCATCGCCGTATCCGCGTTCGCCGCGCTGTCCCTGGCCGCCGCCGCCGTCGCCGGCGCGCAGACTGTCGTGAAGGTCGGCTCCACGCCGACGGGCAGTCCCTTCACCTTCCTGGACACCAAGACCAACACCATCGAGGGCGTGATGGTCGACATCATGAAAGCGGTGGGCAAGGATGCCGGCTTCCAGGTGCAGATCGAACCGATGGCGTTCTCGGCGCTGATCGGCTCGCTGCAGTCCAAGCGCATCGACGTGATCTCCGCCGCGATGTTCATCACGCCCGAACGCCAGAAGGTGGTGGCGTTCTCCGATCCCGTCTACACCTACGGCGAAGGCCTGATGGTGCCCAAGAGCGATGCCAAGGAGTACACCGGATTCGCCGATATGAAGGGCATGACCGTGGGCGTGCAGGTGGGTACCGCCTTCGTCAAACCCATCCAGGACAGCGGCATGTTCAAGGAAGTGAAGCTGTACGACAATCCCCCCGACATGATGCGCGACGTCAACGCGGGCCGCATCCAGGGCGGCTTCATGGACTATCCGATCGCGGCCTACACCATCAACCAGAACCCCGGCGGCGCCTTCGGCAACCTGCGCATGGTCAAGAGCTACAAGCCCGCGGTGACCGGCAGCGTGGGGATCGCCACGCGCAAGGAAGACACCGAGCTGCTTAACAAGATCAATGCCTCGCTGAAGAAGCTGAAGGCCGACGGCACCATAGACGGCATCCTGAAGAAGTGGGGCCTGAGCTGA
- a CDS encoding amino acid ABC transporter permease: MMEFFQDAREYLPILLQGAKLTILVTVGSLALSTVLGLVWALMRVSGIKPLAKFSAGLINVLRGIPIIVLLFYIYFVMPDAGISLTAVQAAIIGLGIAYSAYQAENFRAGIEAIDRGQVEAAMAMGMSWSLTMRRVVLPQAVRIVLPPYGNIMIMMLKDSSQASTITVAELALQGKLIAVSTFKNATVFTLVALMYLVMCVPLILLVRHLEKRNAAK; this comes from the coding sequence ATGATGGAGTTTTTCCAGGATGCGCGGGAATACCTGCCCATCCTGTTGCAGGGTGCCAAACTGACCATCCTGGTCACGGTGGGATCGCTGGCCTTGTCGACGGTGCTGGGGCTGGTCTGGGCGCTGATGCGCGTGTCCGGCATCAAGCCGCTGGCCAAGTTCAGCGCGGGGCTGATCAATGTGCTGCGCGGCATTCCCATCATCGTGCTGCTGTTCTACATCTACTTCGTCATGCCGGACGCCGGGATTTCGCTGACGGCGGTGCAGGCGGCCATCATCGGGCTGGGCATCGCCTATTCGGCCTACCAGGCCGAGAACTTCCGCGCCGGCATCGAGGCGATCGACCGCGGACAGGTCGAGGCGGCCATGGCCATGGGCATGAGCTGGAGCCTGACGATGCGGCGCGTTGTGCTGCCCCAGGCGGTGCGCATCGTGCTGCCGCCCTACGGCAACATCATGATCATGATGCTGAAGGACTCCTCGCAGGCATCCACCATCACGGTGGCGGAGCTGGCGCTGCAAGGCAAGCTGATCGCGGTGTCCACCTTCAAGAATGCGACGGTCTTCACGCTGGTGGCGCTGATGTACCTGGTGATGTGCGTGCCGCTGATCCTGCTGGTGCGGCATCTGGAAAAAAGGAATGCCGCCAAATGA
- a CDS encoding amino acid ABC transporter ATP-binding protein: MILMRGVHKRFGALEVLKGIDAEISKGEVVCVIGPSGSGKSTILRCINGLERYDEGEISVDGQRVDCDAASIVSIRTQVAMVFQRFNLFPHRTALENVVEGPIYVKGEPRRQALERGRELLASVGLADKENAHPPQLSGGQQQRVAIARALAMQPKAILFDEPTSALDPELVGDVLGVMRKLADDGMTMVVVTHEMSFAREVADRVLFFDGGVVVEQGPAREVLNHPIHPRTQDFLRRVLHPM, from the coding sequence ATGATCCTGATGCGAGGCGTGCACAAGCGTTTCGGCGCGCTGGAGGTGCTCAAGGGCATCGATGCCGAAATCAGCAAGGGCGAGGTGGTGTGCGTGATCGGGCCTTCGGGGTCCGGCAAGTCCACCATCCTGCGCTGTATCAACGGACTGGAGCGCTACGACGAGGGCGAGATCTCCGTCGACGGGCAGCGGGTGGACTGCGACGCGGCGTCCATCGTGTCGATCCGTACCCAGGTCGCCATGGTGTTCCAGCGCTTCAATCTGTTCCCGCACCGCACGGCGCTGGAAAACGTCGTCGAAGGCCCGATCTACGTAAAGGGCGAGCCGCGCCGGCAGGCCCTGGAGCGCGGCCGCGAGCTGCTGGCCAGCGTGGGCCTGGCCGACAAGGAAAACGCCCATCCCCCGCAATTGTCCGGGGGCCAGCAGCAGCGCGTGGCCATCGCGCGGGCCCTGGCCATGCAGCCCAAGGCCATCCTGTTCGATGAACCGACATCGGCGCTGGACCCGGAGCTGGTGGGTGACGTGCTGGGCGTCATGCGCAAGCTGGCCGACGACGGCATGACGATGGTGGTCGTCACCCACGAAATGAGCTTCGCCCGCGAAGTGGCCGACCGCGTGCTGTTCTTCGACGGCGGCGTGGTGGTGGAGCAAGGCCCCGCGCGGGAAGTGTTGAACCATCCCATCCACCCCCGCACGCAGGATTTCCTGCGGCGCGTCCTGCATCCCATGTAA
- a CDS encoding NAD(P)/FAD-dependent oxidoreductase — MSPDVPPDTALYSGKGPFPLSPSLWAATASPPPPTEALAGPVQADVLVIGGGYAGLSTALHLAERGIDVVVLEAREIGFGGSGRNGGQVIPGLKYDPDELLAHYGAERGERVIDFAGRTADIVFDLIERHGMDVPRRRAGWIQGAHTPQALDLAHRRAAQWASRGVDARPLDRSQVGALLGTDKYLGGWIDGRAGTIQPLSYVRGLARAAMNAGARVHTASPVTELKRDGTRWVATTASGSSVAADRVVMCTNAYGAELWPGLKPTIIDANTFQVATRPLPEDVRAAILPQGQVCSDTRNLLLYFRLDHQGRLLMGGRGPFREPRGAADWRHLERVMAKMFPRVAGIPFEFRWCGRVAITRDYLPHLHEPAPGLLIDIGCLGRGVGLQTAMGKAMAEYVATGDRAALPVPPSPIKPFPLYGLRRVYVNAVVTWYRLTDGGV; from the coding sequence ATGTCGCCCGATGTTCCGCCCGATACCGCGCTGTATAGCGGCAAAGGTCCCTTTCCGCTCTCGCCTTCCCTGTGGGCCGCCACGGCATCGCCGCCGCCGCCGACCGAGGCGCTGGCGGGACCGGTGCAGGCCGATGTGCTGGTGATAGGCGGCGGATACGCGGGGCTGAGCACGGCCCTGCACCTGGCCGAGCGCGGCATCGATGTGGTCGTGCTGGAGGCCCGCGAGATCGGCTTCGGCGGATCGGGCCGCAACGGCGGCCAGGTGATTCCCGGCCTGAAATACGACCCCGACGAACTGCTGGCCCACTATGGCGCCGAACGTGGCGAGCGGGTCATCGACTTCGCCGGCCGCACGGCGGACATCGTCTTCGACCTGATCGAACGCCATGGCATGGACGTGCCGCGCCGTCGGGCGGGATGGATACAGGGCGCGCATACCCCGCAGGCCCTGGACCTGGCGCATCGCCGGGCGGCGCAATGGGCCAGCCGGGGGGTCGACGCACGCCCGCTGGACCGGTCGCAAGTCGGCGCCTTGCTGGGAACCGACAAATACCTGGGCGGCTGGATCGACGGCCGCGCCGGCACCATACAGCCATTGAGCTATGTGCGCGGCCTGGCGCGCGCGGCCATGAACGCCGGTGCGCGCGTCCATACGGCCAGCCCCGTCACGGAGCTGAAGCGCGATGGCACGCGCTGGGTCGCCACCACGGCGTCCGGTTCCAGCGTCGCCGCCGACCGCGTGGTGATGTGCACCAATGCCTACGGCGCCGAGTTGTGGCCCGGGCTCAAGCCCACCATCATCGACGCCAACACCTTCCAGGTGGCCACCCGCCCCTTGCCGGAGGACGTGCGCGCCGCCATCCTGCCGCAAGGGCAGGTGTGTTCGGACACCCGCAACCTGCTGCTGTATTTCCGGCTCGATCACCAGGGCCGCCTGCTGATGGGCGGGCGCGGACCGTTCCGCGAGCCGCGCGGCGCGGCGGACTGGCGGCACCTGGAGCGCGTGATGGCGAAGATGTTCCCGCGCGTGGCCGGCATTCCCTTCGAATTCCGCTGGTGCGGCCGCGTCGCCATCACGCGCGACTACCTGCCGCATCTGCACGAGCCCGCGCCCGGCCTGCTGATAGACATCGGCTGCCTGGGCCGCGGTGTCGGCCTGCAGACGGCGATGGGCAAGGCGATGGCGGAATACGTCGCGACCGGCGACCGCGCCGCACTGCCGGTGCCCCCCTCGCCCATCAAGCCCTTCCCGCTTTACGGGCTGCGGCGCGTGTATGTGAACGCCGTCGTCACGTGGTACCGCCTGACGGACGGGGGTGTATAA
- a CDS encoding SAM-dependent methyltransferase: MALSLAINGALENLSMLSGMPFAVQLPGGARHAMGSGDPAFTLTFHTRRALAATALRGHMGLLEAYFDQQVDVDDLGAALTAAMSGGFEKRTNLINRAENGLHELRHSNRDHARAKANARFHYGLGTSFYKPWLDEALMMYTCGYWDEHTRTLEEAQRNKVEHVCRKILLSPGDRFIDIGCGFGGFMFHAAERHQASGVGLNNTTEQVDWLRDEIGRRGLADRLAVREADFRDVDGQYDKVVSIGVLEHAGRDQLGEVVRAHADFLKPGGLGMLHFIGHVGRFETELFIRKHVFPGGWIPSLAEVIVEMERAGLEVVDIENLRRHYAPTLDAWASRFESHWETIHAIDPRRFDERFRRIWRTYLIGCAEMFRLPTGYTHLFQIVFSKGNITRANYPMSRAHLYDR; the protein is encoded by the coding sequence ATGGCGCTGTCTCTTGCTATCAACGGTGCATTGGAAAACCTCAGCATGCTTTCGGGCATGCCCTTCGCGGTGCAACTGCCTGGCGGCGCCCGGCACGCCATGGGCAGCGGAGACCCCGCGTTCACCCTGACTTTCCACACGCGCCGGGCGCTGGCCGCGACCGCGCTACGCGGACACATGGGACTGCTGGAGGCCTACTTCGACCAGCAGGTCGATGTCGACGACCTGGGCGCCGCCTTGACCGCGGCCATGTCCGGCGGCTTCGAGAAACGCACCAACCTGATCAACCGGGCGGAGAACGGCCTGCACGAGCTGCGCCATTCCAACCGCGACCACGCACGCGCCAAGGCCAATGCCCGCTTCCATTACGGCCTGGGGACTTCGTTCTACAAGCCGTGGCTGGACGAGGCCCTGATGATGTACACCTGCGGGTATTGGGACGAACATACCCGCACGCTGGAAGAAGCCCAGCGCAACAAGGTGGAGCACGTCTGCCGCAAAATCCTGCTGTCGCCGGGCGACCGCTTCATCGACATCGGCTGCGGCTTCGGCGGGTTCATGTTCCATGCCGCCGAACGGCACCAGGCCTCTGGCGTGGGGCTGAACAACACCACGGAGCAGGTGGACTGGCTGCGCGACGAGATCGGCCGGCGCGGCCTGGCGGACCGGCTGGCGGTGCGCGAGGCGGATTTCCGCGACGTGGACGGCCAGTACGACAAGGTGGTGTCCATCGGCGTACTGGAACACGCCGGCCGCGACCAGCTGGGCGAAGTCGTGCGCGCGCATGCGGATTTCCTGAAGCCGGGCGGGCTGGGGATGCTGCACTTCATCGGCCACGTGGGCCGGTTCGAGACGGAGCTCTTCATCCGCAAGCACGTTTTTCCGGGTGGCTGGATCCCGAGCCTGGCCGAGGTCATCGTGGAGATGGAGCGCGCGGGCCTGGAGGTCGTCGATATCGAGAACCTGCGCCGCCACTATGCGCCGACGCTGGATGCCTGGGCCAGCCGCTTCGAGAGCCATTGGGAGACCATCCATGCGATCGATCCCCGCCGTTTCGACGAACGCTTCCGGCGGATATGGAGAACCTACCTGATCGGCTGCGCGGAGATGTTCCGGCTGCCCACCGGCTATACACATTTGTTCCAGATCGTATTCAGCAAGGGCAACATTACCCGCGCGAACTATCCGATGTCGCGCGCGCACCTCTATGACCGCTGA